The genomic stretch TGGCGAGCCGTTTGCCGAAGGTCGTGGGCTGCGCGGGCACGTTGTGCGTGCGACCGGTGACGAGCAGCGTGCGCGTCCGCTTCGCGCGGTCTGCGAGCCGGTGGAGCGCGGCGATCGCCTTGACGCGGAGCAGCTGAAGTCCGCGGAAGACCTGGAGTTGCTCCACGTTCTCGGTCAGATCGCGGCTCGTCATGCCGAGGTGGATACACTCGTGGCCGGCGAGCCCGTTGAATTCCTCGATCCGCGCCTTCACGTCGTGCAGCAGCGCGCGTTCGCGTTTGTCGATGGACGCGAGGTCGATCTGGTCGCGCACCTTCTCGTAGTCGCGGATCGCCGCCGCGGAGATGTCGAGACCGAGATCGGCTTGGGCCTTCATGACCGCGATCCAGAGATCGCGCTCGAGTCCGATGCGGCCGCGGGGCGACCAGACGGCCCGCATCTCGGGCGAAGCATAGCGATCGGCAAGGACGTTGAGAATGGAGTCGGCGGACATGGATGAAGGCGGAGGCAAAGCGATGGTGCCGGAGTTGTCCAACCGACATTTACCCGACGGTCGCGTGACCGTGAAGATCGACAACGTCGCGAAAGTTTCTCTGCATCGCGTGCGTTTCCTACCCCATGAAACTGCTCTTCGTGCACGGGTGGAGCGTCACGCACACCGACACCTACGGCGGCATGCCGGAGGCCCTCCGCCGCCTCGCCCGCGGGCGCGACCTCGAGTTGCGCATCGCCGACGTCTTTCTCGGCCGCTACGTCAGCTTCCAAGACGAAGTCCGCATGGGCGACCTCGAGCGTGCGTTCGAGCGAGCCGTCCGAGATGCCCTCGGAGCGCCGGCGGGCGAACCCATCCCGCGCTTTTCGTGCATCACGCACTCCACCGGCGGCCCGCTCGTGCGCTCTTGGATGGACCGCTACTACGGCGCGAAGGCGCTGGTGGATTGTCCCCTCGAGCACCTGATCATGCTCGCGCCGGCCAATCACGGCTCGCCCCTCGCCCAACTCGGCAAAGCCACGATCGGCCGGATCAAGGCTTGTTTCGAGGGCATCGAACCCGGCGTGCAGATCCTCGATTGGTTGGAGATGGGCAGCGCCGGACAACGCGAACTCAACGAGCGCTTCCTCGACTACGATCTCGTGAAGTCGCACGCGGCCGGTGGCCGGCACTTCCCGGTCGTACTCACGGGCGAGACGATCGATCGATCGCTTTACGACTTCGTCAACAGCTACACCGGTGAGACCGGGTCCGACGGCGTGGTGCGCACGGCCGGTGCCAACCTCGACATGCATTGGCTCACGCTCGAACAAACCGACGAGCCCGTAAAGGTGCGCGGGTGCCGCGACGCGACGACGCTGGTCGTCGCGAAGAGGGGCCTCCGTCGCGCGCCGCCGACGCCGTTCCGAATCATTCCCGACGCCTCCCACTCCGGCGCGAAGATCGGCATCCTCAAGAGCGTGAAGCCGGAGAACGCCGCGGAGAAGGACGTGGTCACACAAATCTTCGACGTGCTCGCGATCCGGGACGGTGACGGCTACGAGGCGTATCGAAAAAGTTGCGACGCGGCCAACGCGGTCCTCCAGAAACCGGGCGAGCGCAGCTTCCAAATCGTATTCAGAGTGCTCGACGACCAAGGCGCTCCGGTCGCGGACTTCGACCTCATCCTGCTCGGCGGTCCGGCCTACGATCCGAATGCGCTGCCCAAAGGCTTCTTTCGCGACCGTCAACGCAACCGCAATTCACCGAACACGATCGTCTACTACTTGAACCACGATCGCTTCACGAGCGTGGTGGAGGGGCGCTTCGGTCTACGCGTACTCGCTCGCCCGGATTGCGGCTTCGCCTGGTACGCGCCCGCCGAGTTCCGTTCCGATGCGCTCACCATCGACAAGGTGGTCGATCCCAACGTCACGACCTACATCGACATCGTGTTGAAGCGCCGGGTCGATCGCGAGGCCGTGCGATTCGATCCGGAGTCCGGAGGGCGCCGCAAGTTCTCGAAGGAAAAGCCCTCCGGCGCATCGGTGCCCTGATCGGGCTTTCGCCCCGTATCCGAAAAGCAAGGACGCGGGTCCCACGACCCGCGTCCTCGGAAGGGACGACCGCCTCGACGGCGGGCGCGCGGCAAAGCTCGGCTCAGAAGCGTTGCCGCGAGTTGTTGCGATCCCGCGACCAGGGCTTACCGCCCTCGCCGATCGTGCTCGTGCCGGTCACCGAGGTTTCGCCCGTCCCGGTCCCGAGAGTCATCCGCAGGCTCAGCGTGGCGGGAGGATCGCAGTAGAGCGGACCGTGTTTCGCCGGTGTGTCGATCACGAGTTGGAAGCTCCCGTGCGCACCGAAGAAGTTGACGCCCGGAATCGCGGTGACCGAAGCCTGGACGGAACCCGTGGTGACGAACGTGTCGCCCGCCGAGATCACGAAGGGCAATGCCACGGTCGCGTCGCGTCCTTGGCGATGGATGCCGCAGCGTGCCTTCACGCCACCGTCGATCTTGGTCACGCGACCGTTCTTCACTTCGACCGTGACGACCCTCGCACCGCTGCGGATCACCGTGGTGTAGTTCCCCGCGATCGGCTTGTACTCGAGTATGGTGAAGCGATCGACGAAGCTCGTCGCCTCGATCTTGGGCCCGGGACCGGTGATCTTGAAGACGGGCGGCTTCCATCCGATGTGCAGCAGCACGCGCGTGTCGCCGACCTTGCCGGCTCCCGCCCATTGACGATCGCTCCAACGGCTGATCGCGAGACGCACGTTGCCGTCCACGAGAGTCCGGTCGGAAAGGATGGCCTCGAGACCGACCGTGACATGACGCGCGTCGAGCGAGGAAAGGATCACGTCGGGATCGGCCGCGGGATCGTCGAGTTCGAGCCGGCCGAGGAAGATCGTCTGGCTGTGTCCGCGATTGTCGCGCGTGGCGTTCTTCGCCTTGAGGTCGTTGTAGTGTACGGTGACCTTCTCGCGGCTGATGATCAACCCGAGCGGAGCGCCTCCGACGGTGACGTTCGCGGATGCGTTCGCGGCACCGTAGAGTGGATCGGACAACGGCACGACCTGCCCGCCCGGGATGGCGACCGGTTGTCCGAAGAACGCACGGACCTCGTAGGGTCCGGGCGGAAAGTCTCCACGCGAAAAGCGTGCCTCGCCTGCGAAGTTGGTGATCTCCGAGATTGCGAACGTCCCCCCTGGTCCCGTGACGACGAATACGATCGTCTTCTCCTTGAGCGGTGTGCCGTCGAGGGCACGCAGCAACGCGAATATCTCCTCCGGACCATCCACCGTGGCGGCGTTGCCGAACTCCAGCAACGTGCCCATCGCGGAGACGAGGAAAGGCACACCCACGGACGAAGCACCCGAGTCGGCGTCGCCGGCGAAGCTCGTATCCAGCGTGTAACTACCAGGCGCGAGTGCGAGCAGCAGGGAGGCCTGCGCGACACCACTCGAGTCGGTCGATGCCGACGCCGTTTGCGAACCGAGCCGGAACGTCACGCGACGACCGGCGAGCGGCGCGCCTTGGTCGTCCAGCAGACGCGAGCGCACCGTGACGCGCTCGCGATACGCGCCCGAGCTCGGGACCGGATCGAGGAACGAGATCGAAGTCGGCACGGTGATCCGTCCCACCGCATCGAGCGTGGACGAGGGCACCTCGAAGAAGCGGCCGAAGTTGCTGTTCAGCGCGACCACGCCCACGCCGTTCACCGCCTGCACGAAGTAACGCATCTCCGCAGCACGAGACGCTGCGCCGACGAGACGACCCGTCCAAGTCCCGATGCCGTCGGTCGTGGCCGGCGGGGTCAGGCTCAGCGACTGCCAGCGTCCGTGATCGGGCGAACCGGGGAGACCCGTGTACGTCACCCATACCTCTTGCACGCCGACGGAGAGTGCGGCCGCGGCGTCGACGGAGAAGACCACGTCCGCGCCGTCGAGTTCGCTCGAGACGACGTTGATCGCAGGCGGATTGGCGAGCGCGTCGGCCGAGCGGTCCGGGCTGTAGTAGATCGAGAACTCCATGCGATCGTGACGACGCATCGTGCCGGTCGTCGCCGCGGGACCGTCGGAGAGATACTGCGCGGGGAAGACGTTCAGCACCGAGCCGCCGGAGTTGCCGCAGAAGAGGCCGATGTGGTTCACGTTCCACGGACGGATGGGGAAGAAGACTTCACTGAGGAACGCCCCGTGCACGCCACGAATCTCGGTCGCCGGCGCTCCAGTGAGCGGAAGGAACGCAGCGAGGTCGGTGTAGAGACCCCCGCGGAATCCGACGCCACGCGGCAATCCGGCTGCGTTGGATATACCGATCGCCTCGAGGGGACGCACGGGTTCGGCGGGGAGCGTCACCACGCCGTCGCCACCGCGCAGGTAGGAGGCGACCACCGTGCCACCGGCTCCGATCACGTCGAGCGTGGTGTTCGTGAGGACGAACGTCGGTTCGACCACGAGGTTGCCCACCTGCAAGGCGAAAGGTGAACCGACTCCGCCCACGGCAGTCGTGGCCGCGACACCCGAACTCTCGGTCGAAGGGGTGAGCCGCTCGCCCGGAAGCGCGAGCTTCACCATCGGTAGCCCGTAAAGCGTGGCCTGCACGAGGGATTTCTCGTGAATGCCGCGCATGATCGGCGTGCCTTCGAGGTAGCGCAGTTTGGCATCGACGAGCGCGCGACCCACCGAGACCGGGCCGTCTCCGGTGCGCAGCGCGCGCGCCAACTCCACGTAGAGCCGCTCGCTGTACTCCACGAAGTCGGTGTCGCCGTACTGGTAACCGGTGCCGGCGACCCACACCGCGAACTTGCGGGCGAACGCCTGCGCCCAGTCCGGCTGCTCCGTGACACCGGGCACGGCGTCGCCGTTGACCGTGTTGTAGCCCGAGTGACAACCCGTGCTCATGAAGAACGCGTATTCGAAATCCACCGACGACGACGCCAACTCCGTCGCGGTGAACCGCGTCCGATAATCGGCCGCGAGCGTCCCGCTGGTGCTGAAGTGCCCGGCCAAGTAGACCATGTCGAACGGACGCGAGAAGAGCGCGGTGCGCAGATCCTCCGCCGTCCACCCGTTCGCCGGAGCCACGGTCGCCGCGGCGATGAGCGTGTCGACGATGCCGGTCGATCCCAGTCCGGCGGCGAACTCGCCTCGCACGGCCTCGGCACCGTCGTCGAGGAAGTCGTAACCCGATACGAACCCCGACGCGGGTGTCGGAAGGACTCCGCCGGTGGAGACCGTCCCGTCGAACAACCGCGTGTAGCGGGCCAAGTAGGCCTCGATCTCCACCGCGCTTTCCACGAGCCGACCCACCGGTATCTCGGGCAGGTCGAGCGGCCCCGTCGAGAGCACGACTTCGCAGTTCGAGCCGTAGCGGTCTTGGGTGAGAACCTGCGCGAAACGCAGAGCCGACTGGGAGTGCGTGTCGTCGAAAACGGGCGGGAAGTAGTTGGCTTCGCTCGCGAGGAGGGCCTCGTCGTTGGTACGGAAGAACGGGATGGCCGCATCCGGCCCCACGAGCGTGACGTCCGCTATCGACGGAGCGGCCGCGCGGTAGTCGCGGATCAGGTTCCGGATCGCTTCGCCGACGAGGTTCTTGGCCGCCGGGCAGGCCGGGTTCGCGTCGGCTTGCGTATTCAGTGCGGCGATACGAGCGTCGGTCGAGACGTCGACGACGACCGCGCCCGCCGCCGTCGCGAACGTGTTCAACGTCGTGCGCAGCGCGGTGATCTCCGCCGCATTGCCCTCGGTTCGGGTCGAGTCCCACACGATCAGACTCGTCGGCGAACCGGCAACCACCGGAGTGGAGGCGGGCGTGACGGAGAAGTCGGTCACTTCCTTGCATACGTCCTGCTCGATCTGCACCGCCACGGTGAACGGCTGCGCCGTCGAGAAGACGCCGTTTTGCCCCCGCACGCGAACGTAGAACACGCCGGTGCGAGAGTAGGTTTTGAACTGCACCGTCTCGCCGCCCGTCCCCGGGCCGGCGGAGAAGCCTACCAAGCTGCGCGCCTGCGCCGAAGCGTAGGCCTCGGGTGAATACGCTTCAGGGGAATACGCCTCGGGTGAGTAAGCTTCCGGTGAGTACGCCTCCGGCGAGTAGGCCTCCGGGGAATACGCCTCCGGCGAGTACGCTTCCGGGGAGTAGGCTTCGGGCGAGTAGGCTTCGGGCGAATACGCTTCGGGGGAATAAGCCTCGGGTGAGTAGGCTTCGGGCGAATACGCTTCCGGGGAGTAAGCCTCGGGGGAATACGCCTCCGGCGCGAACTCGGCGCCGAGGAGCGCGAGCAACTGGTCCGCCTCGCTCGGGCTGTTCACCAGACCGAGCAACTGATCGTAGGCGTCCTGAATGTTCGAATACACGACCAGATCGTAGTTCGACGGGAGGTCGGTCAGCGTCACGGTGACGCGTGCGCCCGGAACGACGTTGAACTTGTACCAACGCGCTTCGCCCGCCTGCGCGATGAACTGCTGCACGACCCCGAGGTTCACGTCGCCGTCCCCGTCCAGCGGTGCGAGCGGCAACTCGAAGGCCAGCGGCCAGGCCACGTTGTTCAGACACGAAAGATAAGGATCGGAAACGACGACTTCGAACGACGCTTCGGCGAGCACGACGAGCTCGGATTCGTACTCGTACTCGAACGATTGCTCGGAGAGTCCGAACGACGCGTAAGTATCTTCGTACGTCGCCACGCGGATGGTCACTTCCGAAGTTCCGACCGGGAACGGATGTGCGCCGATCGGCACGTAGGTGGAATCCTCCGAACCCGCGGGACGTACGAGCATCTGCACGAACACGTCTTCCGAACACGCAGTCGCCAAACCGGAGACCGCGACGATCTCGCGAAGATCGATCGGGACGAGACATTGTCCGGGCACGACGTCGAGCGCGAGCGACTCGGGGGCCTCGATTCCGATGGTGCTCTCCACGATCACGGTTCGTGACACGGAAGCGAAGTTCTCGGCGGAATCGTACGCGTAGTAGAAAACCGAATACGAACCGGGCAGACAGGTGTTCACGAAGTCGTCCGCGAAGACCCCGACCTCTCCCTCGCATGCGTCGAACGCCGTCGCGCCGGGATCCACGAACGCCGCACCGAGCGGAAGGGTGATCACCGTCTCGCCGAGCAGCGTGATTTGCGGTGCCGCTTGGTCGGAGACGAAGATGGTGAAATACTGCGGCGCGGAGGCGTTGCCGTAGAGATCGACGGCGCGGACCCGTAGCGAGTGCGAGCCGGCTTCGAACGAGCGTGGCAGGATCACGGGCACCCATTCCTCGCTCGCGTCGAGGCGCTCGAACGAGAATGTCGGGTTCGCGTCCACTCCATCGACGGCGCTGATGCCGGCAAACCCGTTGATCGTCACTCCGCACGTCTCGGCCGAGGTGATCGCGAACACCCGCTCGACTTCGAGCACGGTGAGCACGGGGGCCGTCGTATCGATGACGGTGATGGTGCGTGTCGCCGTACCCGTTCGGCCCGACGGGTCGGTGGCACTGTAGGTCACGAGGTAGATGCCGGGCGTGGCGGGATCGAACGCACCCGCGATCGAGACACCGAGTTCTCCGGCACATGCATCGAGAGCGGTGGCTCCGGGCAACACGTACGGCTGACCGGCTTCGATCGTCGGTGACGGATCACCGATCAAGGTGACGACGGGCGCGGCGGTGTCGTCGACCGTGACCGTGACCTCGCACGAGGCGACCGATGTGCCGGTGCCGTCTTCGACTTCGATGCGCACAGTCGAAACGCCGGCCGGGAAGAGGGCCCCGAAGATGACTGCGGTCGGCTCGCCGCCCGGTTCGGTATACGTGGAGTCCGTCCCGGCTGGCTCACCGTTCACGAACCATCGCATCTCGACGATGTCGCCGTCCGCATCGGCCACTTGGAAAGTCAGCTCTCCGACAGTTCCGCTGCCCGAGCACTCGAGCACGAGCGGCAACGGACAAACCACGGTCGGTGCGCTACCGGTGCCAGCCGACTCGAAAGCGCCTATGTCGGCACGTCCGCCCGCGACGCGAGGTTGCCCGCGTTGATCGCTCGTCGACAGGTCTCCGCCGAAGTCCGGATCACCCGCGTCGATCGCCGGACTACCGGGCGTCAGGGCGTGGGTCCGCGTGGGCCCGCCGTTGTCGGCGAGCGACGCGATGAGCGGGTCGACGCCGAGTTGATCTTCAGGCGCACCCGCCGGCCAGACCTCGGTCGGGTCGGCTTGGACGATGTTGTATCCCTCGGATACGATCGTGGGCTCCGATTCGGTGAAGATGTCTTGCGGCACGACCGCTCCCTCCGACGGGACGATGCGATTGCGAGCAAGGATGGAGCCGACGAACTTCACCGTCGTCGGACTGCTGCGCGCATGCACCCCTGCGCCCTGTTCGCTCGCGGTGTTCTCCGCGATGGTAGAGGCGCGCACGATCACCTCGGTATTCGAAGGCCCTTCGAAGCTGTTGGTGAAGTACGCTCCCGCGCCCTCCGCGGCAGTGTTGCCGGAGATAGTTGAACTCTCGATCGTGACGACTGCGTCGGCGACGTAAATACCGCCTCCGACCTGGCTCGCCGTGTTACCGGCAACGAGTGTCCGCACCAAGGTGGTCCTCGCATAGGTAGCGATACCGCCCGCGATCGAGGCCGAGTTGCCGGAGATCTCCGTGTCTTCGACGTAGTGCCTCGGCTCGGATTCGATCCAACTGGAATCGTACTCTGCCGACCACGGCCACGAGAACGAGAGACCGCCAGCCACGCTCCAAAGCTCGCTGTCGATCACGCCGTTACCCACGATCCGCGAGCGCCTGACGATCGTCACGCCCTCGGAATCCAAAGCGGCACCCGTCTCGCCTCGGTTCTGGGTCAGGAGACACTCGACGAGTTCGACGCGGGATCCCGCACGACCGTAAATCGCCCCACCTTGTCCGTAGGTTTGGTCGCCATCGTAGCTCTCGTCGCCCTCGCCGTAGTAGCCGTCGTCGCCCCATTCGGCCCGGTTCTCACGCAACTCGCAGCGTTCCAACAACAGGTCCACGCCCCGGCCGACCTGGACGCCGCCACCGCCGCCACCCGCGTTGGCGAGTCCCTTCACGATGGCGAGGTCGCGTATCTCCACTCGCGTGATCGGTGCGTCATCGGGGCGATCCAATTGAAACACCCGCACGTCGCCCCCACCGCTGATCTCGAGTTTGCTCTCGCCGGGGCCGACGATCACGAGCGACTTCGAGACGACGAGCGTCTCGCTCAAGTCGATGGTCTTTGGGAGCGCCCCCTCGAACAACCCGGCGTCGAACACGATGGTCGATTGCGGCGACGCCGAAGCGATGGCCGCGCGCAAGCTACCGGCACCGGCATCGGCGAGATTCGTGACCGTGACGGTCTCGGCTCGGACATACTGGAATGCGAAGAGAAGGACCGTCAGCCCGACGAGCCGGACGGCCGCAAAGGCCCGGAGGGGAAACAGGAGCCATGCAGCGCTTTTCATACGTTTTATACATACGCAGAAATTCCGGAAACCGGCCATAAGGCGCGCCCCTATGGCTTCATAAGCAAACCTCCATTCGGCTTTTCACACGGCTCATTACCCCTGCTGATGCCACGGTCGGACGTCGTCGTCACAACGGTTTCCGAAGGGCAATTGACGCGCGAGAACGCGCCGCCCACGGTGCACTTGCCCGTCGCTTCCCCCCATGCCCGCTGAGCGCATCGTCGAGCAACTCCTCGCCTACCTTCCTCAGGATCGCGCACGCGCCGTCCTCGAGGGCGGCGTCGTCCCTGCCGAAGCGACCGGAGCCGTGCTGTTTTCCGATATCTCCGGCTTTACGCCCCTCACCGAAGCCGTGGTCGCTCGCTACGGACCCCGACGCGGAGGCGAAGAGTTCACCGACCGCCTCAACGCCGTCTACGATGCCCTGATCGAAGAGGTGGAGCTCTACGGAGGCAGCATCATCTGCTTCGCCGGTGACGCCATGACCATCTGGTTCGCCGGAGACGACGGCTCGATCGCCGTCTCCGCTGCCGCCGCCATGCAGCGCAAGATGGCACGCTTCGCACGCGTCATCCTGCCCGGAGGCGAAGTGGTGGCGCTGACGATGAAGATCGCCGTCTGCGC from Opitutales bacterium ASA1 encodes the following:
- a CDS encoding phospholipase; translated protein: MKLLFVHGWSVTHTDTYGGMPEALRRLARGRDLELRIADVFLGRYVSFQDEVRMGDLERAFERAVRDALGAPAGEPIPRFSCITHSTGGPLVRSWMDRYYGAKALVDCPLEHLIMLAPANHGSPLAQLGKATIGRIKACFEGIEPGVQILDWLEMGSAGQRELNERFLDYDLVKSHAAGGRHFPVVLTGETIDRSLYDFVNSYTGETGSDGVVRTAGANLDMHWLTLEQTDEPVKVRGCRDATTLVVAKRGLRRAPPTPFRIIPDASHSGAKIGILKSVKPENAAEKDVVTQIFDVLAIRDGDGYEAYRKSCDAANAVLQKPGERSFQIVFRVLDDQGAPVADFDLILLGGPAYDPNALPKGFFRDRQRNRNSPNTIVYYLNHDRFTSVVEGRFGLRVLARPDCGFAWYAPAEFRSDALTIDKVVDPNVTTYIDIVLKRRVDREAVRFDPESGGRRKFSKEKPSGASVP